A stretch of the Actinomyces qiguomingii genome encodes the following:
- a CDS encoding type II toxin-antitoxin system PemK/MazF family toxin — MAVVARGEVWWLDFGDPIGSKPGYRRPALIVSSDRFNRSRIATVIVSAITSNLRLAAAPGNVGIERGEAGLSKQCVVNVSQTLVVDRSRLSDRIGVLPAHLLNRVDDGLRLVLDV; from the coding sequence ATGGCAGTGGTAGCTCGCGGAGAGGTCTGGTGGCTCGACTTCGGCGATCCCATCGGCTCGAAGCCGGGTTACCGCAGACCCGCGTTGATCGTGTCCTCAGACAGATTCAACCGATCACGCATAGCCACTGTCATTGTTTCCGCGATAACCAGCAACCTGCGGCTGGCAGCGGCGCCAGGCAACGTCGGGATTGAGCGCGGTGAGGCGGGCCTGTCCAAGCAGTGCGTTGTAAATGTGTCGCAAACCCTCGTAGTCGACCGCTCCAGGTTGAGCGATCGCATCGGCGTTCTCCCCGCCCACCTTCTTAATCGCGTGGACGACGGACTGCGCCTGGTCCTCGACGTCTGA
- a CDS encoding type II toxin-antitoxin system Phd/YefM family antitoxin: protein MRTVTKRDLNQHTAVVLAQVTETDDVVVTERGTPRWRLSAVQGASSALARLEREGLYTPAAETPTPWPSHPGGPAYTSAEADALLAEQRGDH from the coding sequence ATGCGCACCGTAACCAAACGGGACCTCAATCAGCACACCGCCGTCGTGCTGGCCCAGGTCACCGAAACCGACGATGTGGTCGTGACCGAGCGCGGCACCCCACGCTGGCGACTCAGCGCCGTGCAGGGAGCTTCAAGTGCACTCGCGCGTCTGGAGCGCGAGGGTCTTTATACGCCTGCGGCCGAGACCCCCACGCCTTGGCCGTCCCACCCGGGCGGTCCGGCATACACGAGCGCCGAGGCGGACGCCCTGCTCGCCGAGCAGCGCGGAGACCACTGA
- a CDS encoding type II toxin-antitoxin system VapC family toxin, whose translation MPGQVIYLDSSVALRTILDVPEREQVQDWMQSPGMTLVSSRLLRTEVIRVLRRDNRPLRDGLPLLDRVGLIDITRQVHTVAESIERHVKTLDALHLATALVLGETSAVATHDAAMKTVAESLGLNVIDPVDNPSPPKSA comes from the coding sequence ATGCCCGGTCAGGTGATATATCTCGATTCGTCGGTGGCCCTGCGCACGATCCTGGATGTGCCCGAGCGGGAGCAGGTCCAGGACTGGATGCAATCACCGGGGATGACGCTCGTCTCCTCTCGCCTGCTGCGCACTGAGGTCATCCGCGTCCTGCGAAGAGACAACCGGCCTCTACGTGACGGGCTTCCGCTGCTCGACCGCGTGGGCCTGATCGACATCACACGCCAAGTGCACACGGTGGCCGAATCCATCGAGAGGCACGTCAAGACCCTTGACGCCCTGCATCTGGCGACCGCTCTTGTCCTGGGTGAAACGAGCGCCGTCGCCACTCACGATGCCGCAATGAAGACCGTTGCCGAGAGTCTCGGGCTGAACGTGATCGACCCGGTCGACAATCCGTCCCCGCCGAAGTCGGCGTGA
- a CDS encoding FadR/GntR family transcriptional regulator → MAPSRIDAAVAEVLRRVVDGTYAVGSALPGEEALAAALSVSRLTAREATRVLITRGVLSARQGSGTYVNDPAEWQDLASLVALARREGSEREIGLALLEVRRMIEVGSTGIAAARITPERLTAMEATVAALKEADAADDVEAATAADLAFHDHIIEATGNLFIHATYAPLRAELMAARRVTSAHHEVRVHAIAQHERILLALRLGSPDAAKAAMRAHMDQTTNDLLQYTT, encoded by the coding sequence ATGGCCCCGTCTCGCATTGACGCCGCAGTCGCCGAGGTGCTGCGCCGCGTCGTGGACGGCACCTACGCCGTCGGCTCCGCACTGCCGGGGGAGGAGGCGCTGGCCGCCGCCCTGTCCGTCTCCCGGCTCACCGCCCGCGAGGCCACCCGGGTCCTGATCACCAGAGGAGTCCTGTCCGCCCGGCAGGGCTCGGGCACCTACGTCAACGATCCCGCCGAATGGCAGGACCTGGCCAGCCTGGTGGCCCTGGCCCGCCGGGAGGGCTCGGAGCGCGAAATCGGCCTGGCCCTGCTGGAAGTGCGCCGCATGATCGAGGTCGGCAGTACCGGTATTGCCGCCGCCCGCATCACCCCCGAGCGCCTGACCGCGATGGAGGCCACCGTCGCCGCGCTAAAGGAGGCGGACGCCGCCGACGACGTCGAGGCCGCGACCGCCGCGGACCTCGCCTTCCACGACCACATCATTGAGGCCACCGGAAACCTCTTCATCCACGCCACCTACGCGCCACTGCGCGCAGAGCTCATGGCCGCGCGGCGGGTCACCTCCGCTCACCACGAGGTGCGCGTACACGCCATCGCCCAGCATGAGCGCATCCTCCTGGCGCTGCGTCTCGGCTCCCCGGACGCCGCCAAAGCGGCCATGCGCGCACACATGGATCAGACCACCAACGACCTCCTGCAATACACCACCTGA
- a CDS encoding class I SAM-dependent methyltransferase yields the protein MLSQAVQRTLFVPLLGRARAARLWPHCFEDAWAQDLALRLTARTPELAAADLGDVPAAIYALRHRAAVTEVRRYLRGHPGAAVVDLGCGMDRLVDDVDDPAACVYCLDLPEVMSLRREWMPPHPREKHLPASLTDTDWMADIDADTGMIAVASGVVYFFAEEDMRRLVDELAHRFPGGSIVYDAESPDLVEASEQAVRNAGVADAPMPYRVDDPLAPLRWSRAVTAARADYGLLSYLPDDADLPAPVMQALESLRANRSLYEVVAEFAR from the coding sequence ATGCTTAGTCAGGCGGTACAGCGGACCCTGTTCGTCCCGCTGCTCGGAAGGGCACGTGCGGCACGCCTATGGCCGCACTGTTTTGAGGACGCCTGGGCCCAGGACCTCGCCCTACGCCTGACCGCACGCACGCCCGAACTTGCGGCGGCGGACTTGGGCGACGTCCCCGCCGCCATCTACGCCCTGCGGCATCGGGCGGCAGTAACCGAGGTACGCAGGTACCTTCGGGGCCACCCCGGCGCCGCCGTCGTCGACCTGGGCTGCGGAATGGACAGACTCGTGGACGATGTGGACGACCCCGCGGCGTGCGTCTACTGCCTGGACCTGCCGGAAGTCATGAGCCTGCGGCGCGAGTGGATGCCACCCCATCCGCGGGAGAAGCACCTGCCCGCCTCCCTGACGGACACCGACTGGATGGCAGACATCGACGCCGACACCGGAATGATCGCCGTCGCCTCCGGCGTGGTCTACTTCTTCGCGGAGGAGGACATGCGGCGACTGGTCGACGAACTGGCGCACCGCTTCCCCGGCGGCAGCATCGTTTATGACGCCGAATCGCCCGATCTGGTCGAGGCGAGCGAGCAAGCCGTACGCAATGCGGGCGTCGCCGACGCCCCCATGCCCTACCGGGTCGACGATCCGTTGGCACCGCTGCGCTGGTCCCGGGCGGTGACTGCGGCCAGGGCGGATTACGGGCTGCTGTCCTATCTGCCCGACGACGCCGATCTGCCCGCCCCCGTCATGCAGGCGCTGGAGAGCTTGCGCGCGAATCGCTCCCTATACGAGGTTGTGGCCGAATTCGCCCGCTGA